Proteins encoded by one window of Schistocerca gregaria isolate iqSchGreg1 unplaced genomic scaffold, iqSchGreg1.2 ptg001005l, whole genome shotgun sequence:
- the LOC126326882 gene encoding uncharacterized protein LOC126326882 has product MSLSVPNLETINLCDNINFDKDISSHNFEGGVLPMKFKLGIVKPLYQKEERKQPQNYRPVALTSVFGKLIEKIKLEILIDHHNWNNLIGDFQHGLRSGRSTKSATVQIVHCLIN; this is encoded by the exons atgtcgctcagtgttcctaatttagaaactataaatttgtgtgataatattaactttgacaaggatatatcctctcataatt ttgaaggaggtgttcttccgatgaaattcaaacttggtatagttaaacctttatatcaaaaagaggaaagaaaacaaccacagaactacagaccagttgccttaacctcagtctttggtaaattgattgaaaaaataaagctagaaatattaatcgaccaccataattggaataacttaataggagatttccaacatggattgagaagtggtcggagcacgaaatctgcaacagtacagattgtacactgtctgataaactaa
- the LOC126326883 gene encoding uncharacterized protein LOC126326883 — MDSLKNKSSAGWDEYSPFLLKKCKRELAIPLVHLINCVVEGGVLPMKFKLGIVKPLYQKDERKQPQNYRPVALTSVFGKLIEKIKLEILNDHHNTNNLIGDFEHGLRSGRSTKSATVRIVHCLIK, encoded by the coding sequence Atggacagcctaaaaaataaaagttctgctggatgggatgaatattctccttttctactaaaaaaatgcaagagggagttagccataccattagtccatttaataaattgtgtagttgaaggaggtgttcttccgatgaaattcaaacttggtatagttaaacctttatatcaaaaagatgaaagaaaacaaccacagaactacagaccagttgccttaacctcagtctttggtaaattgattgaaaaaataaagctagaaatattaaacgaccaccataatacgaataacttaataggagattttgaacatggattgagaagtggtcggagcaccaaatctgcaacagtacggattgtacactgtctgataaaataa